In one window of Holophagales bacterium DNA:
- a CDS encoding glycoside hydrolase family 3 protein codes for MSLAPRLVVGLEGPGLTPDERAFLSERRPLGVILFPRNLESATQAAALVQEIRAACDPSPLLFVDQEGGPVDRIGPLLGVAFPSAGSLADKGVDRIQECAYLMGRAARLLGFDVDFAPVLDLSQPGTGAVVLAGRCYGFHAEDVVIAGMVFLHGLARAGVASCVKHFPGLGRGPVDSHVSLPVVDAHDVDLMVTDVAPFTKLARAADGVMVGHGAYPGFTGDETPASLSPRIHAILRERIGWDGVVYSDDLGMGALSARSHSDRALEAARAGCDVLVVSGSLAEAVAAADRLEEAGLSEDPGPLARIAALRRRADSFPRTPFGPEAWDALRAEVESWLAELAKPRVSRSFDGPFPL; via the coding sequence ATGAGCCTAGCCCCCCGTCTCGTCGTCGGCCTCGAAGGCCCCGGGCTCACCCCGGACGAACGCGCGTTCCTGTCGGAGCGCCGGCCGCTCGGCGTGATCCTCTTCCCGCGCAACCTCGAATCGGCCACCCAGGCCGCGGCTCTCGTTCAGGAGATCCGGGCTGCCTGCGATCCCTCTCCGCTTCTATTCGTCGACCAGGAAGGGGGACCCGTCGACCGGATCGGTCCGCTGCTCGGGGTCGCCTTCCCGTCCGCGGGCTCGCTCGCGGACAAGGGCGTCGACCGGATCCAGGAGTGCGCGTACCTGATGGGCCGCGCGGCGCGGCTCCTCGGCTTCGACGTCGACTTCGCCCCGGTCCTCGACCTTTCGCAACCCGGGACAGGAGCCGTCGTCCTGGCGGGGCGCTGCTACGGATTCCACGCCGAGGACGTCGTCATCGCGGGCATGGTGTTCCTTCACGGTCTCGCGCGCGCCGGCGTCGCGTCGTGCGTCAAGCATTTCCCCGGCCTCGGGCGCGGCCCGGTCGATTCCCACGTATCGCTCCCGGTCGTCGACGCCCACGACGTCGACCTGATGGTGACCGACGTCGCCCCGTTCACGAAGCTCGCGCGCGCCGCCGACGGAGTCATGGTGGGTCACGGGGCCTACCCCGGCTTCACGGGCGACGAGACCCCTGCGTCGCTCTCACCCCGGATCCACGCGATCCTGAGGGAGCGGATCGGCTGGGACGGCGTCGTCTACTCCGACGACCTCGGGATGGGCGCTCTCTCGGCCCGGAGCCATTCCGACCGCGCCTTGGAGGCGGCACGTGCCGGATGCGACGTCCTCGTCGTCTCCGGCAGCCTCGCCGAAGCCGTCGCCGCGGCCGACCGGCTCGAAGAAGCGGGCCTTTCAGAGGACCCCGGGCCGCTCGCCCGGATCGCGGCCCTCAGGAGGCGCGCCGACAGCTTCCCCCGGACGCCATTCGGCCCGGAGGCGTGGGACGCGCTCCGGGCCGAGGTGGAATCGTGGCTCGCGGAGCTGGCGAAGCCGCGCGTTTCGCGGAGCTTCGACGGCCCGTTTCCGCTCTAG
- the ssb gene encoding single-stranded DNA-binding protein, whose amino-acid sequence MAGSVNKVILVGHLGGDPEIKALPSGSTMAKLSLATSESWTDKTSGQRQERTEWHKVVVMDPKLAQICERYLSKGQLVYIEGSIQTRSWDDKESGQKKYMTEIKAREMRMLGGRPDGTRGAAAPAGTGTPEPSAEDPDDSVPF is encoded by the coding sequence ATGGCGGGTTCCGTGAACAAGGTCATCCTCGTAGGCCACCTCGGAGGAGATCCGGAGATCAAGGCGCTGCCGTCCGGCTCCACGATGGCCAAGCTGAGCCTCGCGACGTCCGAGAGCTGGACCGACAAGACGAGCGGCCAGCGCCAGGAGCGGACCGAGTGGCACAAGGTGGTCGTGATGGACCCCAAGCTCGCGCAGATCTGCGAGCGCTACCTGTCGAAGGGGCAGCTCGTCTACATCGAGGGCTCCATCCAGACCCGCAGCTGGGACGACAAGGAGAGCGGGCAGAAGAAATACATGACGGAGATCAAGGCGCGCGAGATGCGCATGCTCGGAGGCAGGCCCGACGGCACCCGCGGCGCCGCCGCCCCCGCCGGCACCGGCACGCCCGAGCCCTCCGCCGAAGACCCCGACGACAGCGTGCCGTTCTAG
- a CDS encoding D-tyrosyl-tRNA(Tyr) deacylase, producing MILLLQRVSRAAVRVSGVTVGEVGRGLLVFACVEPGDGTDTMDEAARKTVELRVFEDDQGKMNLDVTQAGGAVLAVSQFTLGADLSRGRRPGFEGAARPDEARPLFGRYLAVLRASGVAVETGSFGASMEVELVNDGPATFTWRTKRRPIP from the coding sequence GTGATCCTGCTCCTGCAGCGCGTCTCCCGTGCCGCCGTTCGGGTCTCCGGTGTAACGGTGGGGGAGGTCGGCCGCGGTCTCCTCGTCTTCGCCTGCGTCGAGCCCGGAGACGGTACCGACACGATGGACGAGGCGGCACGGAAGACCGTCGAGCTGAGGGTCTTCGAGGACGATCAGGGGAAGATGAACCTGGACGTGACCCAGGCGGGGGGAGCGGTCCTTGCCGTCTCCCAGTTCACGCTCGGAGCCGACCTCTCACGCGGGAGAAGGCCCGGCTTCGAGGGGGCCGCTCGCCCCGACGAGGCGCGGCCGCTCTTCGGGCGCTACCTCGCGGTCCTGCGTGCCTCGGGTGTCGCGGTCGAGACCGGGAGCTTCGGGGCGTCCATGGAGGTCGAGCTCGTGAACGACGGTCCCGCGACCTTCACGTGGCGGACGAAGCGGCGTCCGATCCCCTGA
- a CDS encoding integration host factor subunit beta, whose translation MIKNDLVNRVTEETGVARIKAARAVETIIETMRHSLASGGRIELRGFGVFLVKRRKKGIGRNPKRPDEQVEIPPGFTIRFKPGKELRDLMTVEEPAADPVAASPEQA comes from the coding sequence ATGATCAAGAACGACCTCGTCAACCGCGTGACCGAGGAGACGGGCGTCGCGAGGATCAAGGCGGCCCGCGCCGTCGAGACGATCATCGAGACCATGCGGCACTCCCTGGCGTCGGGTGGACGCATCGAGCTGCGCGGTTTCGGGGTCTTCCTCGTCAAGCGGCGCAAGAAGGGGATCGGCCGGAACCCCAAGCGCCCGGACGAGCAGGTCGAGATCCCGCCCGGCTTCACCATCCGCTTCAAACCCGGGAAGGAGCTTCGCGACCTGATGACGGTCGAGGAGCCGGCGGCCGACCCGGTCGCAGCCTCCCCGGAGCAGGCCTGA
- a CDS encoding cobalamin B12-binding domain-containing protein produces the protein MTARPLRVLIAKPGLDGHDRGAKVVARALRDAGMEVIYTGLRQTPEQIAAAAVQEDVDVVGLSILSGAHNVLVPEVIAALTRRGSEGVSVVVGGIIPDRDIAGLTAAGVKAIFPPGTPTTTVIESVRALRRPLEAIAAS, from the coding sequence ATGACGGCAAGACCACTCAGAGTCCTCATCGCCAAGCCCGGACTGGACGGCCACGACCGCGGTGCCAAGGTCGTCGCGCGTGCCCTGCGCGACGCCGGGATGGAAGTCATCTACACGGGCCTCCGGCAGACGCCCGAGCAGATCGCTGCGGCAGCCGTGCAGGAGGACGTCGACGTCGTCGGCCTCTCCATCCTCTCCGGGGCCCACAACGTTCTCGTTCCCGAGGTCATCGCCGCGCTGACCCGCAGGGGCTCCGAAGGGGTCTCGGTCGTCGTCGGAGGAATCATTCCCGACCGGGACATCGCCGGGCTGACCGCAGCGGGCGTCAAGGCGATCTTCCCCCCGGGGACCCCGACCACGACCGTCATCGAGTCCGTGCGCGCGCTGCGCAGGCCCCTGGAGGCGATCGCCGCCTCCTGA
- a CDS encoding LEA type 2 family protein gives MRRIPALALSLVLFVLALPAAAAPRRGTIRAVEVTSLTRQKAFLFVRANLTAAARGARQTFRGDATVWGVPLPLKGPVQVAVQPSGSGWDATFLVDLELGSLPKGLLDRGSATAVPVTLKGTLSGEAGTAVTVDAAGALRPGTSDLVAGRDLAETFVRFAGARLSGIGLAESKGEARIAVFNPFRFDVALRSVRYELSSDGREVARGSRQGLLVRPGRENEIALPLTVGNAAAIAAAGKAVVSGGRLSGRLTGQLVVKLGTGDVKIPLEGSGTIEVMK, from the coding sequence GTGAGACGAATCCCCGCGCTCGCCCTCTCCCTCGTCCTTTTCGTTCTCGCCCTGCCCGCGGCCGCGGCGCCCCGGCGAGGAACCATCCGCGCGGTCGAGGTCACGTCGTTGACCCGGCAGAAGGCGTTTCTCTTCGTGAGGGCGAACCTGACGGCCGCGGCCCGGGGCGCGAGGCAGACCTTCCGCGGAGACGCGACGGTGTGGGGTGTCCCCCTGCCGCTGAAGGGCCCCGTCCAGGTCGCCGTGCAGCCCTCCGGGTCCGGGTGGGACGCCACGTTCCTCGTCGACCTCGAGCTGGGCTCGCTGCCGAAGGGGCTCCTCGACCGCGGAAGCGCCACCGCCGTTCCCGTCACGCTGAAGGGGACGCTCTCGGGCGAGGCGGGAACCGCGGTGACGGTCGATGCCGCCGGGGCGCTCCGCCCGGGAACCTCCGATCTCGTCGCTGGCCGCGACCTCGCGGAGACCTTCGTCCGCTTCGCCGGCGCCCGCCTCTCGGGGATCGGTCTCGCGGAGTCGAAGGGCGAGGCGCGGATCGCCGTCTTCAACCCGTTCCGCTTCGACGTGGCGCTGCGCAGCGTCCGGTATGAGCTGTCGTCCGACGGCCGCGAGGTCGCCCGGGGCAGCCGGCAGGGCCTCCTCGTCCGGCCGGGACGCGAAAACGAGATCGCCCTGCCGCTCACCGTCGGCAACGCCGCGGCGATCGCGGCCGCGGGGAAGGCGGTGGTGTCCGGCGGAAGGCTCTCGGGCCGCCTGACCGGGCAGCTCGTCGTCAAGCTCGGGACGGGCGACGTGAAGATCCCGCTCGAGGGCTCGGGGACGATCGAGGTGATGAAGTGA
- a CDS encoding enoyl-CoA hydratase/isomerase family protein: MTSPLRVERPRPGVARVVLDRPDLRNAFDDVLIARLTEAFGMLAADDTVRAIVLAGEGRSFCAGADLSWMKRMVSYGPEENRRDAAALAEMFRRVDTCPRPVVARVQGAALGGGAGLVAVCDVAVAAEDALFGTTEVRLGIVPAVISPFVVRKIGESHARRWFLTGERFSAAEALRAGLVHAVVPEAALDAEVDRVVDALLLGGPEALAVSKDLARRMGRLPLDEALEEATGVIATRRASAEGQEGMRAFLERRSPSWTERSVP; this comes from the coding sequence GTGACGTCACCGCTCCGGGTCGAGCGGCCACGGCCCGGCGTCGCGCGCGTCGTTCTCGACCGGCCCGACCTGAGGAACGCCTTCGACGACGTCCTGATCGCGAGGCTGACGGAAGCGTTCGGGATGCTGGCCGCGGACGACACCGTCCGCGCGATCGTCCTCGCCGGGGAGGGCCGGTCCTTCTGCGCCGGAGCCGACCTCTCCTGGATGAAGAGGATGGTCTCGTACGGGCCCGAGGAGAACCGGCGCGACGCCGCGGCCCTCGCGGAGATGTTCCGCCGCGTCGACACCTGCCCCAGGCCCGTCGTCGCCCGCGTCCAGGGGGCCGCGCTGGGTGGCGGAGCGGGCCTCGTGGCCGTCTGCGACGTCGCCGTCGCGGCGGAAGACGCGCTTTTCGGGACGACGGAGGTTCGGCTCGGCATCGTGCCGGCCGTCATCTCCCCGTTCGTCGTCCGGAAGATCGGCGAGTCGCACGCCCGGCGCTGGTTCCTGACGGGCGAGAGGTTCTCCGCGGCGGAAGCGCTTCGCGCCGGCCTCGTCCACGCCGTCGTGCCGGAAGCGGCGCTCGACGCCGAGGTCGATCGCGTCGTCGACGCTCTCCTTCTCGGCGGGCCCGAGGCCCTCGCCGTCTCGAAGGACCTCGCGCGGCGGATGGGTCGCCTGCCTCTCGACGAGGCGCTCGAGGAGGCGACGGGGGTGATCGCGACGCGTCGCGCTTCGGCGGAAGGGCAGGAGGGGATGCGGGCGTTCCTGGAGCGCCGCAGCCCGTCCTGGACCGAGCGGAGCGTCCCGTGA